A DNA window from Porites lutea chromosome 6, jaPorLute2.1, whole genome shotgun sequence contains the following coding sequences:
- the LOC140942130 gene encoding trace amine-associated receptor 8c-like: MALKNFSKDENHKTVQELFCEAEFVRGVESELIFLSALNIFLSVTAFLGNTLILVALHKETSLHPPSKLLYRNLAITDLCVGIIVEPLFVSYWTSVVKERWDICYYAELAASFSGLTLCVVSLLTLTAISVDRLLALLLGLRYRQVVTYRRTCMTVTGFWILSMVGASTLFWNRLKTSWFQYKVAALCLVTTTVAYTKVFCTLRHNQIHVQNHVAQGQTSQAIPALNIARYRKVVYSALWVQGTLVICYLPYVIVVALQPQRGMSLSIYRAQQFTATLLYSNSSSNPLLYCWKIREVRQAVKVTLRQLFCRSS; encoded by the coding sequence ATGGCCCTGAAAAATTTTTCTAAAGACGAAAACCATAAAACTGTCCAAGAACTGTTCTGCGAGGCTGAATTTGTCAGAGGTGTAGAGAGCGAGCTTATATTCCTTTCAgctctaaatatttttctttccgtcactgcatttctggggaacactctaATCCTAGTTGCTCTGcacaaggaaacttcacttcatccgccgtccaaactcctgtatcgtaacctagcgataactgatctctgtgttggtatcattgtgGAGCCTTTGTTTGTGAGTTATTGGACATCTGTTGTGAAggaaagatgggatatttgctattaCGCAGAGTTAGCAGCAAGTTTCTCAGGTTTAACTTTGTGTGTAGTGTCTTTATTAACattgactgcaataagcgtggacagacttctcgccttgttgctggggctcagatacagacaagttgtaacttatAGAAGAACATGCATGACTGTGACTggtttttggattttgtccATGGTCGGTGCATCTACTCTCTTTTGGAATCGTCTTAAAACTTCCTGGTTTCAATACAAAGTTGCAGCTTTGTGTCTAGTCACCACAACCGTCGCTTACACTAAAGTTTTCTGTACtctgcgtcataaccaaattcatgTTCAGAACCATGTTGCTCAAGGACAAACGAGCCAAGCAATTCCCGCactgaacatagctcgataccGAAAGGtagtgtacagtgcactgtgggtgcagggaaCATTGGTTATTTGTTATCTGCCGTATGTTATAGTAGTAGCTTTGCAACCTCAGAGAGGGATGTCTTTATCCATTTACCGTGCTCAGCAATTTACGGCTACTTTACTGTATTCGAACTCATCATCAAACCCGTTGTtgtactgttggaagatcagagaagtaaggcaagctgtaaaagtaACATTAAGGCAACTTTTCTGTCGATCGAGTTAG
- the LOC140942131 gene encoding melanocortin receptor 5-like, translated as MGQENFTEDENHKTVQELFCSAEFVRGVKSELIFLLALNIFLSVTAFLGNTLILAALHKETSLHPPSKLLYRNLAITDLCVGIITQPFFVTYFTSVVNERWDICYYAESAGDYSGSILCAVSLLTVTAISVDRLLALLLVLRYRQVVTYRRTCITVTGFWILSIVVASTLLLNRHLTAWYQYTGTSLCLVITIFAYAKIFVTLRHNQIHVQNPSAQGQPSQAIPLNIARYRKAVYSALWVQGTVGICYLPYNIAVFLTPQRGMSLSIYLARNFTASMLLLNSSLNPLLYCWKIREVRQAVKETLRQLFCRSS; from the coding sequence ATGGGCCAGGAGAATTTTACTGAAGACGAAAACCATAAAACTGTCCAAGAACTGTTCTGCTCGGCTGAATTTGTCAGAGGTGTAAAGAGCGAGCTTATATTCCTTTTAgctctaaatatttttctttccgtcactgcatttctggggaacactctaATTCTAGCTGCTCTGcacaaggaaacttcacttcatccgccgtccaaactcctgtatcgtaacctagcgataactgatctctgtgttggtatcattaCACAGCCTTTCTTTGTGACTTACTTTACTTCTGTTGTGAAcgaaagatgggatatttgctattaTGCAGAGAGCGCAGGAGATTACTCAGGTTCTATTTTGTGTGCAGTATCTTTATTAACAgtgactgcaataagcgtggacagacttctcgcgtTGTTGCTGGtgctcagatacagacaagttgtaacttatAGAAGAACATGTATAACTGTGACTggtttttggattttgtccATCGTCGTTGCATCTACTCTCCTTCTGAATCGTCATTTAACTGCATGGTATCAATACACAGGTACTTCTTTGTGTCTGGTCATCACAATCTTCGCTTACGCAAAAATTTTCGTTACtctgcgtcataaccaaattcatgTTCAGAACCCTTCTGCTCAAGGACAACCGAGCCAAGCAATTCCAttgaacatagctcgatacagaaaggcagtgtacagtgcactgtgggtgcaagGAACAGTAGGTATTTGTTATCTTCCATATAATATAGCAGTGTTTTTGACACCTCAGAGAGGGATGTCTTTATCGATCTACCTTGCCAGGAACTTCACAGCTAGCATGCTTCTCTTAAACTCGTCATTAAACCCGTTGCTGTACTgctggaagatcagagaagtgaggcaagctgtaaaagaaacattaaggcaaCTCTTCTGTAGATCGAGTTAG
- the LOC140942294 gene encoding melanocyte-stimulating hormone receptor-like: protein MALKNFTEDENIKTVQALYCSAEFVRGVESELIFFSALNIFLSITAFLGNTLILAALQKETSLHPPSKLLYRNLAITDLCVGIIVEPAAVTYWTSVVKERRVICHYANWIAVFSSHTLCAVSLLTLTAISVDRLLALLLGLRYRQVVTLRRTFITVIASWVFSIVSACTNFWNPLIFSWYKYIGTALCLVTTIFAYTKIFVTIRHNQTHVHVDHVQSHVFLRQQSQAIPLNIARYRKAVYSALWVQGTLVVCYLPFVIVGALAPQRGISLSVYLAWQFTGALVLLNSSLNPLLYCWKMREVRQAVKETLKQLSFCSS from the coding sequence ATGGCCCTGAAAAATTTTACTGAAGACGAAAACATAAAAACTGTCCAAGCACTGTACTGCTCGGCTGAATTTGTCAGAGGTGTAGAGAGCGAGCTTATATTCTTTTCAgctctaaatatttttctttccatcactgcatttctggggaacactctgatcctagcTGCTCTGCAGaaggaaacttcacttcatccgccgtccaaactcctgtatcgtaacctagcgataactgatctctgtgttggtatcattgtgGAGCCAGCGGCTGTGACTTATTGGACTTCCGTTGTGAAGGAAAGAAGGGTTATTTGCCATTACGCAAACTGGATAGCAGTTTTCTCAAGTCATACTTTGTGTGCAGTGTCTTTATTAACATTGACTGCAAttagcgtggacagacttctcgccttgttgctggggctcagatacagacaagttgtaactttgagaAGAACGTTTATAACTGTAATTGCTTCTTGGGTTTTTTCCATTGTTAGTGCGTGCACTAATTTTTGGAATCCTCTTATATTTTCATGGTATAAATACATAGGTACAGCTTTGTGTCTAGTCACCACAATCTTtgcttacacaaaaattttcgtcACTATACGTCACAACCAAACTCATGTGCATGTTGACCATGTTCAGAGCCATGTTTTTCTAAGACAACAGAGCCAAGCAATTCCactgaacatagctcgatacagaaaggcagtgtacagtgcactgtgggtgcagggaacattggttgtttgttatTTGCCGTTTGTTATCGTTGGCGCTCTGGCTCCTCAAAGAGGCATTTCTTTATCCGTTTACCTTGCTTGGCAATTTACGGGTGCACTAGTTTTGTTAAACTCGTCATTAAACCCGTTGCTGTACTGTTGGAAGATGAGAGAAGTAAGGCAAGCTGTTAAAGAAACATTAAAGCAATTGTCCTTTTGTTCGAGTTAG
- the LOC140942132 gene encoding melanocyte-stimulating hormone receptor-like, with amino-acid sequence MALKNFTEDENHKTVQVLFCSAEFIRGVDGELIFLSALHIFLSVTAFLGNTLILVALQKETSLHPPSKLLYRNLAITDLCVGIIVEPLFVTYFTSVVNERWDICYYAYWAVVYLALILCVVSLLTITAISVDRLFALLLGLRYRQVVTYRRTCITVTGFWILSIVGASTLFLNRRINSWYQYIGTALCLVTTIFAYAKIFVTLRHNQIHVQSHVAQGQPSQAIPLNIARYRKAVYSALWVQGTLVICYLPYHVTVFLTPQRGMPLSIYLTRNFTASMVLLNSSLNPLLYCWKIREVRQAVKETLRQFFCRSS; translated from the coding sequence ATGGCCCTGAAAAATTTTACTGAAGACGAAAACCATAAAACTGTCCAAGTACTGTTCTGCTCGGCAGAATTTATCAGAGGTGTAGATGGCGAACTTATATTTCTTTCAGctcttcatatttttctttccgttactgcatttctggggaacactctgatcctagttgctctGCAAaaggaaacttcacttcatccgccgtccaaactcctgtatcgtaacctggcgataactgatctctgtgttggtatcattgtgGAGCCTTTGTTTGTGACTTACTTTACTTCTGTTGTGAAcgaaagatgggatatttgctattaCGCATATTGGGCAGTAGTTTACTTAGCTCTTATTTTGTGTGTAGTGTCTTTATTAACAATTACTGCAATAAGCGTAGACAGACTTTTCGCCTTGTTGctggggctcagatacagacaagttgtaacttatAGAAGAACATGTATAACTGTGACTggtttttggattttgtccATCGTCGGTGCATCTACTCTCTTTTTGAATCGTCGTATAAATTCATGGTATCAATACATAGGTACTGCTTTGTGTCTGGTCACCACAATCTTTGCTTACGCAAAAATTTTCGTTACTCTGCGTCATAATCAAATTCACGTTCAGAGCCATGTTGCTCAAGGACAACCGAGCCAAGCAATTCCactgaacatagctcgatacagaaaggcagtgtacagtgcactgtgggtgcagggaaCATTGGTTATTTGTTATCTTCCATATCATGTAACGGTCTTTTTGACACCTCAGAGAGGGATGCCTTTATCGATCTACCTTACCAGGAATTTCACAGCTAGCATGGTTCTCTTAAACTCGTCATTAAACCCGTTActgtactgttggaagatcagagaagttaggcaagctgtaaaagaaacactAAGGCAATTCTTCTGTAGATCGAGTTAG